A single Phoenix dactylifera cultivar Barhee BC4 chromosome 1, palm_55x_up_171113_PBpolish2nd_filt_p, whole genome shotgun sequence DNA region contains:
- the LOC120112393 gene encoding zinc finger BED domain-containing protein RICESLEEPER 2-like: MVEHQFFVLFYKALNPKFELIKRVALRNDCMKMFAIEKQKLRSMLRNVDRISLTTDLWTSNQTIGYICITGHFLDSEWKLQKRILNFCSLAPPHTGIAIADCILQCLTEWEIEDKVSTITLDNASSNDTAVKVLRDNFAIKGKLYFSGKIFHVRCCAHVLNLMVQDGLAEIRDVIENIRESVKYLKMSPSRLHKFTEIVKQLKLSTSKILQLDVPTRWNSTYEMLESALEFKPVFPMYKERDSNYKWLPSEEDWIRATEVSKFLKIFNEVTEVFSRRQYPTSNLFLNEIWRVKEKLNDMSFDTRDFVVRMTRRMNEKFEKYWGDCNLLMAIGAVLDPRCKMQLIVFCFPQIYGEDVFQRHIDDVHEALDMLYKEYVSSDGQIDVDASNIPSISSKLKNKRRANHRFHMWSQQHRNAIPSNKTELDMYLEEDIFKPSDEDYDKFDALNWWKANTLKYRYLSKMARDILSIPITTVASEAAFSAGGRVLDQYRSSLKPETVQALICTGDWLRQELGLEQSSNVDEEFTQWNTETGLNEST, encoded by the exons ATGGTGGAACATCAGTTCTTTGTTTTATTCTATAAAGCTCTTAACCCAAAATTTGAGCTAATAAAGCGGGTTGCTTTGAGAAATGACTGCATGAAAATGTTTGCAATTGAGAAGCAAAAGTTGAGGTCAATGTTAAGAAATGTTGATAGAATTAGCTTAACGACTGATCTATGGACCTCAAATCAAACAATAGGGTACATTTGTATCACTGGACATTTCTTAGATTCTGAATGGAAGTTGCAAAagagaattttaaatttttgtagCTTGGCACCTCCCCACACGGGAATTGCTATTGCTGATTGTATTCTTCAGTGTCTAACTGAATGGGAGATTGAAGATAAGGTTTCCACTATTACGTTAGATAATGCATCTTCGAATGACACAGCAGTTAAAGTCTTGAGGGATAATTTTGCAATCAAAGGAAAGCTTTACTTCAGTGGAAAAATATTTCATGTTCGCTGTTGTGCACATGTTTTGAACCTAATGGTACAAGATGGTTTAGCAGAAATACGGGATGTAATTGAGAATATCCGCGAAAGTGTgaaatatctgaagatgtctcCTTCACGACTTCATAAGTTTACTGAAATTGTTAAACAGTTGAAGTTGTCAACCTCTAAAATTCTTCAACTTGATGTGCCTACTCGatggaactcaacatatgaaATGCTAGAGTCGGCATTGGAGTTCAAACCGGTGTTTCCAATGTACAAGGAAAGAGACTCCAACTATAAATGGTTACCATCCGAGGAGGACTGGATACGAGCTACAGAGgtttcaaaatttttgaaaatttttaatgaAGTCACAGAAGTGTTCTCAAGACGTCAATATCCAACTTCAAATTTGTTCCTTAATGAAATTTGGAGAGTGAAGGAGAAattaaatgatatgtcctttgatACTAGAGATTTTGTGGTGCGCATGACTCGAAGAATGAATGAAAAATTTGAGAAGTATTGGGGAGACTGTAACTTACTAATGGCAATTGGAGCAGTTTTGGATCCTCGCTGTAAAATGCAGCTCATTGTATTTTGTTTTCCACAAATTTATGGTGAGGATGTTTTTCAACGCCATATTGATGATGTTCATGAAGCTTTAGATATGCTCTACAAGGAATATGTATCTTCAGATGGACAAATAGATGTTGATGCTAGCAATATCCCAAGTATCTCCTCCAAactgaaaaacaaaagaagggCTAATCATCGGTTTCATATGTGGTCTCAACAACATAGGAATGCTATTCCTTCAAACAAAACTGAGTTGGACATGTATCTAGAAGAAGATATTTTCAAGCCTAGTGATGAAGACTATGACAAGTTTGATGCTTTAAATTGGTGGAAAGCCAACACTTTAAAATATCGCTATCTATCAAAAATGGCTCGGGACATACTATCCATTCCTATTACTACTGTTGCTTCAGAGGCTGCATTTAGTGCTGGAGGTAGAGTGCTTGATCAATATCGTAGCTCTTTGAAGCCTGAGACTGTACAAGCTTTGATTTGTACTGGAGATTGGTTGCGTCAAGAGCTTGGATTGGAGCAGTCATCAAAT GTTGATGAAGAGTTTACGCAATGGAACACCGAGACTGGTCTAAACGAGAGTACTTGA